From Quercus lobata isolate SW786 chromosome 1, ValleyOak3.0 Primary Assembly, whole genome shotgun sequence, one genomic window encodes:
- the LOC115959210 gene encoding uncharacterized protein LOC115959210 — MPKQFKPQVSIEEEMNINRRTITEIKEVMCDSDNKETIFTCEGKIINIDIDRHGWYFISCEVCRRKVNSKDEFLWCDNCNKKACFPIPRYRIQLKVKDSSGMATFILFDSEAEKLLNISAKDLLNKSLEEPDEVILPVQIENLKGKQFVFQIQLNNYNLNYGWEFFTIKKLFDSFEETDKAIQLDKMTEVYISDSSNECSNNLSIEEDGDCTTFQKLDVQTNVQLTPTSVLKENKRAYLGTTTKQQRKKIQKKL, encoded by the exons ATGCCCAAGCAATTCAAACCACAAGTATCAATTGAAGAAGAGATGAACATCAATAGAAGAACCATAACTGAAATCAAAGAAGTTATGTGTGACTCTGATAAtaag GAAACAATCTTTACCTGTGAAGGAAAGATTATAAACATTGACATAGATCGTCATGGTTGGTACTTTATCTCTTGCGAAGTATGTCGTAGAAAGGTAAACTCaaaagatgaatttttatgGTGCGACAATTGCAACAAAAAGGCATGCTTCCCAATCCCAAG GTATAGAATTCAATTAAAGGTTAAAGATAGCTCAGGAATGGCCacattcattttatttgattcagAAGCAGAAAAATTACTCAACATATCAGCCAAAGACCTTTTGAATAAATCTTTAGAG GAGCCCGATGAAGTCATCCTTCCTGTGcaaatagaaaatctaaaaggaaaacaatttgttttccaaatacAACTAAATAACTATAATCTCAACTATGGATGGGAATTCTTCACTATCAAGAAACTTTTCGACTCTTTTGAAGAAACTGACAAAGCAATTCAGCTTGATAAAATGACAGAA GTTTACATCAGTGATTCTTCAAATGAATGTAGCAACAACTTATcaattgaagaagatggtgatTGTACAACatttcaaaaacttgatgtTCAAACCAATGTGCAGCTCACACCAACATCTGTActcaaggaaaataaaagggCATATTTAGGGACAACTAcaaagcaacaaaggaagaagatacaaaaaaaactttaa